The Bacillus vallismortis genome window below encodes:
- a CDS encoding DUF2621 domain-containing protein: protein MLEGWFLWFILFWVITMIVLLSIGGFFMFRKFLKRLPKEDGRSELDWQDYYIEKSRHLWSNENKQFLNELVSPVPELFRDAAKAKIAGKIGELALKEKVSKIDQQLMIRGYILATPKRDHTFLKRHLRDKKIDLEPYQTLLK, encoded by the coding sequence ATGCTGGAAGGCTGGTTTTTGTGGTTTATTCTGTTTTGGGTGATCACGATGATTGTCTTATTATCAATCGGCGGTTTTTTTATGTTTCGAAAGTTTTTAAAGCGTTTACCAAAAGAAGACGGCAGGTCAGAGCTGGATTGGCAGGATTACTATATCGAAAAGAGCAGGCATTTGTGGAGCAATGAAAACAAACAATTCCTTAATGAATTGGTATCTCCGGTTCCGGAGCTGTTCAGAGATGCAGCAAAAGCCAAAATCGCGGGTAAAATCGGTGAGCTTGCATTAAAAGAAAAGGTATCAAAGATTGATCAGCAGCTTATGATCAGAGGCTATATTCTCGCAACTCCTAAAAGAGACCATACCTTCTTAAAAAGACATCTCAGAGACAAAAAAATCGATCTCGAACCATATCAAACCCTTCTTAAATAA
- the cotM gene encoding outer spore coat protein CotM produces the protein MWRNASMTHSKRNDANDFDGMDEWLRQFFEDPFAWYDETLPIDLYETSQQYIIEADLTFLQPTQVTVTLSGCEFILTVKSSGQTFEKQMMLPFYLNDKTIQTECENQLLTVAVNKETENDSSFSLQFPLS, from the coding sequence ATGTGGAGGAATGCTTCCATGACCCATTCTAAACGTAATGACGCTAATGATTTCGATGGTATGGATGAATGGCTTCGGCAATTCTTTGAAGATCCCTTCGCCTGGTACGACGAAACATTGCCTATTGATTTATATGAAACAAGTCAGCAGTATATTATTGAAGCGGATCTGACTTTTTTACAGCCGACACAAGTAACGGTTACCCTGTCTGGATGCGAGTTCATCTTAACGGTTAAATCGTCAGGACAGACTTTTGAAAAACAAATGATGCTTCCTTTTTATTTAAATGACAAAACCATTCAAACCGAATGCGAAAACCAACTACTCACAGTTGCCGTCAATAAAGAAACAGAAAACGATTCTTCTTTTTCTCTTCAATTTCCTCTTAGCTAA
- a CDS encoding small acid-soluble spore protein P, producing MTNKNTSKDMHKNAPKGHNPGQPEPLSGSKKVKNRNHTRQKHNSSHDM from the coding sequence ATGACCAATAAAAATACTAGTAAAGATATGCATAAAAACGCCCCTAAAGGACACAACCCGGGCCAGCCGGAGCCTCTCAGCGGAAGCAAAAAAGTGAAAAACCGGAACCACACAAGACAAAAGCACAATTCAAGCCACGATATGTAA
- the sspO gene encoding acid-soluble spore protein SspO — MVKRKANHVINGMNDAKSQGKGAGYIENDQLVLTEAERQNNKKRKTNQ; from the coding sequence ATGGTCAAACGAAAAGCGAATCACGTCATTAACGGCATGAATGACGCAAAAAGCCAAGGCAAAGGCGCAGGTTATATCGAAAACGACCAGCTTGTACTGACTGAAGCGGAACGCCAAAATAATAAAAAAAGAAAAACCAATCAATAA